A window of Bacteroidales bacterium genomic DNA:
CGCGCTCCTTTCAGGAGGTATATATGAAGCAATGGTAACAACTGTTGCTGGGTTAATTGTAGGAATTACTGCGGCATTAGCTTATAATCTTGTTGTTTCTAGAATAGAAAGAGTGGTTTACAAATTAGAAGCACATGCTACTGAATTTCTTGATATATTAAACGAACCCGCATAATTAAAGATTATGGATTTTTCAACAAAAAATAAACGTTCAACAGATTTTAGCTCGGCATCAATGTCGGACTTAGTATTTTTATTACTAATTTTCTTCATGCTAACTTCTACATTAGTAAGTCCAAATGCAATAAAACTTTTGCTGCCAACAAGTAGCAGTGCGAGAGTTCCTGTAGAAAGAAAAGCTGTAAACGTCTATATTGATGATAAATTTCAATATTCTATTGATAACGAAATTTTAGATGCCGCAGGACTTCGAGCAAAAATAAATTCAAAATTAACTGGAATTGAAGATGCATCGGTTGTTTTACGAGCTGATGCTACTGTACCTATTCAATTTGCGGTTAACGTCATAGACATAGTAAATTCAATAAATAAAGAAAATAATACAAAACATAAAGTTATTTTAGCAACAAGACCTGAGGAAAATTTATAAAGATTACAAAATGGATACTCGAAGAAGAAAAACAACTGCTTTCTTGTTAACTCTGCTAACTTGCGGTATTATTTTGTTTATTCTACTTTTTATGTTTGCATTTAAAACTCCATTGCCATTGCCTGAAGAAGAAGGAGTGGTTATTGAAACTAATAATGCAGGCGGTGGTGGTGGTTCTGAAGATTTTTATGAAGAGGAATTTTCAGAATCTGTTTCAGAAGAAAATATTTCAAGCGAAAATTTTGTAACTCAAGATATTGAAGAAGTTGATTATACTGTAAATAAACTAAATGACAGTAAGGTTGAAAAAGTTGAAACGCCTGCAAAGCCTACAGTTGATAAACGTTTAACTAATTTTCAATGGGGCAAAGGCAATAATAAAGGCAGCGGCGGCGGAACAGGAATTGGCACAGGAAGCGGAAGTGGAATTGGCTCTGGCGATGGTTCTGGTGTCGGCAGCGGAAGCGGCGCAGGATATTCTTTAAGAGGACGCGGCGCAAAAAGCCTCCCTTCTCCAAACTATACAGAAGAAGACCAAGGTAAAGTTGTTGTTACTATTTGGGTAAACAAAGAAGGTGTTGTTACACGCGCTGAGCCCGGAGCAATTGGCACAACAGTTTCAAATCCCGCAATGTGGACTGCTGCAAAAAATGCAGCTTTATCAGCTCGCTTTACCGCTAGCAGTGATGCTCCTGAAGTTCAAAAAGGTACAATAACCTACACTTTTATTAAAGGAAATTAAATTATATTGACAGTAGAAACTCCATTGTGTCAATATCATCAGCGTAATCATAAATTTTTGGGAATTGGGTTTTACCCATTTTTACAGTTTTTTCAATTTCATGCTTTGACGAAACAACGCATTGGATTTTGTTTTTATTTGAATTTATAAAATCAACAACTTCGCTAATATCTCTGTATTCCCAAAAG
This region includes:
- a CDS encoding energy transducer TonB; its protein translation is MDTRRRKTTAFLLTLLTCGIILFILLFMFAFKTPLPLPEEEGVVIETNNAGGGGGSEDFYEEEFSESVSEENISSENFVTQDIEEVDYTVNKLNDSKVEKVETPAKPTVDKRLTNFQWGKGNNKGSGGGTGIGTGSGSGIGSGDGSGVGSGSGAGYSLRGRGAKSLPSPNYTEEDQGKVVVTIWVNKEGVVTRAEPGAIGTTVSNPAMWTAAKNAALSARFTASSDAPEVQKGTITYTFIKGN
- a CDS encoding biopolymer transporter ExbD, encoding MDFSTKNKRSTDFSSASMSDLVFLLLIFFMLTSTLVSPNAIKLLLPTSSSARVPVERKAVNVYIDDKFQYSIDNEILDAAGLRAKINSKLTGIEDASVVLRADATVPIQFAVNVIDIVNSINKENNTKHKVILATRPEENL